A genomic region of Rhodococcus sp. B50 contains the following coding sequences:
- a CDS encoding acyl-CoA dehydrogenase family protein, protein MILSSAVDAEDTALLVDTIRAAVGRTDPADGRSERVYRDGPLDHDLWSVLGREIGVGALAVPEVHGGLGTSYATVAAVLETLGAELTRVPVLAGVIAATALAGCAEHPFARDLLEQIASGTRVVTTVVPGDEFDSPGEGTFQVIDGDDGVTLAGRAEFVLDAAVADTLLVHAVDRYGALGLYAIDRTHLTVEQMETTDATRGLARVHAANAPAVLLTDRPEPGRVRDQALVALACDSLGVARTCLDAAVTYAKERVQFGRAIGEFQAVKHMLAEVAVAVELADSAVAHAAWAVDAGSADDLAEAAAIAALACSDAAGLAAATNVQVYGGIGFTWEHTAHLYYRRALSSSVLWGTADEHAQRLYRLATGRTDREGDTPSPEPVREPAVALFATEP, encoded by the coding sequence ATGATTCTCTCGAGCGCGGTCGACGCAGAGGACACGGCACTGCTCGTCGACACCATCCGGGCCGCAGTCGGCAGAACCGACCCGGCCGACGGACGGTCCGAGCGGGTCTACCGCGACGGTCCCCTCGACCACGATCTGTGGTCCGTGCTCGGCCGCGAGATCGGAGTCGGCGCTCTCGCCGTCCCGGAAGTACACGGCGGACTCGGAACCTCCTACGCCACCGTGGCGGCCGTCCTCGAAACCCTCGGCGCGGAACTGACCCGCGTCCCGGTGCTGGCCGGCGTCATCGCCGCCACCGCTCTCGCGGGCTGCGCGGAGCACCCTTTCGCCCGTGACCTGCTCGAGCAGATCGCATCGGGAACGAGGGTCGTCACCACCGTAGTCCCCGGAGACGAGTTCGATTCACCCGGTGAGGGCACCTTCCAAGTCATCGACGGCGACGACGGTGTGACCCTCGCAGGCCGGGCAGAATTCGTTCTCGACGCAGCCGTGGCGGATACGCTCCTGGTCCATGCCGTCGACCGGTACGGAGCACTGGGCCTGTACGCCATCGACCGCACCCACCTGACGGTCGAGCAGATGGAGACGACCGACGCCACCCGGGGTCTGGCGCGTGTTCATGCGGCGAACGCCCCGGCCGTCCTGCTCACCGACCGGCCCGAACCCGGTCGCGTACGCGATCAGGCTCTCGTGGCTCTGGCCTGCGACAGCCTCGGCGTCGCCCGCACATGCCTCGACGCGGCGGTCACCTACGCGAAGGAACGCGTCCAATTCGGCCGCGCTATCGGCGAGTTCCAGGCCGTCAAACACATGCTCGCCGAAGTGGCCGTGGCCGTCGAACTCGCCGACTCCGCCGTGGCACACGCGGCGTGGGCGGTCGACGCGGGCAGCGCCGACGATCTCGCCGAGGCAGCCGCCATCGCAGCGCTCGCCTGCAGTGACGCCGCCGGCCTCGCCGCGGCGACCAACGTCCAGGTGTACGGGGGCATCGGCTTCACCTGGGAACACACCGCCCACCTGTACTACCGCCGCGCCCTGAGCTCGAGCGTGCTGTGGGGCACCGCCGACGAACACGCACAACGGCTGTATCGACTCGCGACCGGCCGCACAGACCGGGAAGGCGACACCCCGTCCCCTGAACCCGTCCGCGAACCGGCAGTCGCCCTGTTCGCCACCGAGCCCTGA